The Streptomyces pactum genome contains a region encoding:
- a CDS encoding TetR family transcriptional regulator — translation MPDQPLTPRGAATYRRILEEATREFAEHGIAGARIERIVAAARTNKAQLYAYFGNKEGLFDAIFFGSLERIVNVVPIDAADLADWAVRLYDEYLRRPDLIRLATWARLERRPSGHLVDDPDRLDDAKLRAIAAAQAAGRVRQGDPFDVMALVIAMSMAWSPVSNVYAATADEPPQSHERRRDLLRESVRRAVAPD, via the coding sequence ATGCCCGACCAGCCCCTGACCCCGCGCGGAGCCGCGACCTACCGGCGCATCCTCGAGGAGGCGACGCGGGAGTTCGCCGAGCACGGGATCGCCGGAGCGCGGATCGAACGGATCGTGGCCGCCGCGCGCACCAACAAGGCGCAGCTCTACGCCTACTTCGGCAACAAGGAAGGGCTGTTCGACGCGATCTTCTTCGGCTCGCTGGAACGGATCGTGAACGTCGTCCCGATCGACGCCGCCGACCTCGCCGACTGGGCCGTGCGCCTCTACGACGAGTACCTCCGCCGGCCCGACCTGATCCGCCTGGCCACCTGGGCACGCCTGGAACGGCGCCCCTCGGGTCACCTCGTCGACGACCCCGACCGCCTCGACGACGCCAAGCTGCGCGCCATCGCCGCGGCCCAGGCGGCGGGGCGGGTGCGGCAGGGGGACCCGTTCGATGTGATGGCACTGGTCATCGCGATGTCCATGGCCTGGTCACCGGTCAGCAACGTCTACGCGGCGACCGCCGACGAGCCCCCTCAGTCGCACGAGCGGCGCCGCGACCTGCTGCGGGAGAGCGTCCGCCGGGCCGTGGCCCCGGACTGA
- a CDS encoding NAD(P)-binding protein — translation MQRITVIGGGFAGLTAAITAAEAGAEVTVHEAHHTLGGRARTADGPYRTNDGPHALYNGGPHWAWLKQRDLIGPLAPIPPLEAARLRLRHKGALRRTPPFAMLKLLRRGVGPAPVDADFLTWATGIAGEEGARAAAHYCAVALFHHDPGSLSAAFVQERLRRAAKLPPEAHYPRGGWSGVIDRMAALAWNLGVRVETLSRVDALPAGAPVVVATSLDAARRLLGESTPTWPSGRTTLIDLALRTRRGDAFAVSDLDAPGWIERFTAQDRTLAPAGEELIQGQIPIAPHESRADGTARAEELLDLGFPGWRERVAWRREAVANGRTGAVDLPGTTWRDRPAVDRGDGVYLAGDQVAAPGLLSEVSFNSALTAVSLALGRRELDLKHA, via the coding sequence ATGCAGCGCATCACCGTCATCGGCGGCGGCTTCGCCGGACTCACCGCGGCCATCACCGCCGCCGAGGCGGGGGCCGAGGTCACCGTCCACGAGGCACACCACACGCTCGGCGGACGGGCCCGGACGGCCGACGGCCCCTACCGGACCAACGACGGCCCGCACGCCCTCTACAACGGCGGCCCGCACTGGGCGTGGCTCAAGCAGCGCGACCTGATCGGTCCGCTCGCGCCCATCCCCCCGCTGGAGGCGGCCCGGCTGCGACTGCGGCACAAGGGAGCGCTGCGCCGCACCCCGCCCTTCGCCATGCTCAAGCTGCTGCGCCGGGGCGTGGGACCGGCCCCCGTCGACGCCGACTTCCTGACCTGGGCGACCGGCATCGCGGGTGAGGAGGGTGCCCGGGCCGCCGCGCACTACTGCGCCGTCGCCCTCTTCCACCACGACCCCGGCTCGCTGTCCGCCGCCTTCGTGCAGGAGCGGCTGCGCCGGGCCGCCAAGCTGCCACCCGAGGCGCACTACCCGCGCGGCGGCTGGTCCGGGGTGATCGACCGGATGGCCGCCCTCGCGTGGAACCTCGGGGTCCGGGTGGAGACGCTCTCCCGCGTCGACGCGCTCCCGGCCGGCGCCCCGGTCGTCGTCGCCACCTCCCTCGACGCCGCCCGGCGCCTGCTGGGCGAGTCCACACCGACCTGGCCGAGCGGGCGCACCACCCTGATCGACCTGGCGCTGCGAACCCGGCGCGGTGACGCCTTCGCGGTCTCCGACCTGGACGCGCCGGGCTGGATCGAGCGGTTCACCGCACAGGACCGCACCCTGGCGCCGGCGGGCGAGGAGCTGATCCAGGGGCAGATCCCCATCGCGCCCCACGAGTCCAGGGCCGACGGCACCGCCCGCGCCGAGGAACTGCTCGACCTGGGCTTCCCCGGCTGGCGCGAGCGCGTCGCCTGGCGGCGCGAGGCGGTCGCGAACGGCCGTACCGGCGCCGTCGACCTGCCCGGCACCACCTGGCGCGACCGGCCCGCCGTCGACCGCGGCGACGGTGTCTACCTCGCCGGTGACCAGGTCGCCGCGCCGGGGCTGCTGTCGGAGGTGTCCTTCAACAGCGCCCTGACGGCGGTGTCCCTGGCCCTCGGCCGGCGGGAGCTTGACCTCAAGCATGCTTGA
- a CDS encoding NAD(P)-dependent alcohol dehydrogenase: MRTTTGWQAEDGTAGMAGTAGTAVAPLRRVPLHRRDLRPDDLAVRVDYCGVCHTDLHSVRSRAAGGDPYPGGPHPLVPGHEFTGVVTETGPEVTGLRVGDPVAVGNIVDSCGACAMCRAGQENFCHAFPTLTYGGTDRVDGTATLGGYSREYVVRERFAHALPAGLDPAAAAPLLCAGVTVWEPLRALGAGPGTRVAVAGLGGLGHLAVKLAVALGADTTVITRSPDKAGDARRLGAHGVVVSTDPEQMAAARDRFDIVVDTISAPHDLGPYLRLVALDGTLSHVGHLGPVTVETLDLLIGRKKLSSAGSGGCGSTADMLAFCAEHRVTADIELLPSARVNEALERLGRNDVRYRFVLDMSDLD, encoded by the coding sequence ATGAGGACCACGACTGGCTGGCAGGCGGAGGACGGCACGGCGGGCATGGCGGGCACGGCGGGCACGGCGGTGGCGCCGCTGCGGCGGGTGCCGCTGCACCGGCGCGACCTGCGCCCCGACGACCTCGCCGTCCGGGTGGACTACTGCGGCGTCTGCCACACCGACCTGCACTCCGTCCGGTCCCGTGCCGCCGGGGGAGACCCGTACCCCGGAGGCCCGCACCCCTTGGTGCCGGGACACGAGTTCACGGGCGTGGTCACCGAGACCGGGCCCGAGGTCACCGGCTTGCGCGTCGGTGACCCGGTCGCGGTCGGCAACATCGTCGACTCCTGCGGCGCGTGCGCCATGTGCCGGGCCGGACAGGAGAACTTCTGCCACGCGTTCCCCACCCTGACCTACGGCGGCACCGACCGCGTCGACGGTACGGCCACCCTCGGGGGCTACTCCCGCGAGTACGTGGTCCGCGAGCGGTTCGCCCACGCCCTGCCCGCCGGCCTGGACCCGGCCGCCGCCGCACCGCTGCTCTGTGCCGGAGTCACCGTCTGGGAGCCCCTGCGCGCCCTCGGAGCCGGACCGGGCACCCGCGTCGCCGTGGCGGGACTGGGCGGACTGGGCCACCTCGCGGTGAAGCTGGCCGTCGCCCTCGGCGCCGACACGACGGTGATCACCCGGTCACCGGACAAGGCCGGGGACGCCCGTCGTCTCGGCGCCCACGGCGTCGTGGTCTCCACGGACCCGGAACAGATGGCCGCCGCCCGCGATCGCTTCGACATCGTCGTCGACACGATCTCCGCCCCGCACGACCTCGGCCCCTACCTCCGCCTGGTCGCCCTGGACGGCACGCTCAGCCACGTCGGGCACCTGGGACCGGTCACCGTGGAGACCCTCGACCTGCTCATCGGCCGCAAGAAACTCAGCTCCGCGGGCAGCGGCGGTTGCGGGTCCACCGCCGACATGCTGGCCTTCTGCGCCGAACACCGTGTCACGGCCGACATCGAACTCCTCCCCTCGGCCCGCGTGAACGAGGCCCTCGAGCGCCTCGGGCGCAACGACGTCCGCTACCGCTTCGTGCTCGACATGTCCGACCTGGACTGA
- a CDS encoding M1 family metallopeptidase, translating into MRITRPLVAAAIVTALAACSGAGGVDGTPGGSGVRDPYFPKAGNGGYDVGHYDLTLTYDPDAEHLTGSATITARATRELSAFNLDLKGLDVEKVAVEGRDARFNRAGQELTVRPADELDEGETFRVTVRYTGDPVTVTDPDGSEEGWLPTEDGAVGLGQPTGSMAWFPGSHHPSDKATYDLAVTVPEGLGAVSNGELTDEDTRDGRTTFTWHTAEPMSSHVVTVAVGEWKTDRYTTGDGLPVYTAVDPEQAGASRQVLGRIPEVVEWAEENFGPYPFSSTGAIVDRVEDAGYALETQNRPYFPGAPDTVLLVHELAHQWYGNSVSPVTWRDMWLNEGFATYAEWLWEEDEGGDTAQETFDALYDGTYYPDEDANASIWAFPPADPPDAARISASPVYQRGAMVLHKIRQTVGDEAFLDLLRGWAAAHRHGNADTEDFTAYVEKSEPDEDFTEIWEDWLYGEGRPESP; encoded by the coding sequence GTGCGCATCACCCGCCCGCTCGTAGCCGCCGCCATCGTCACCGCCCTCGCGGCGTGCAGCGGTGCCGGCGGGGTCGACGGCACCCCCGGCGGCTCGGGCGTGCGCGACCCGTACTTCCCCAAGGCGGGCAACGGCGGCTACGACGTCGGCCACTACGACCTGACCCTGACCTACGACCCCGACGCCGAGCACCTCACGGGCAGCGCGACGATCACCGCCCGCGCCACCCGGGAACTGTCCGCCTTCAACCTCGACCTCAAGGGGCTGGACGTCGAGAAGGTCGCCGTGGAGGGCCGGGACGCCCGCTTCAACCGGGCCGGACAGGAGCTGACCGTCCGCCCGGCCGACGAGCTGGACGAAGGGGAGACGTTCCGCGTGACGGTCCGCTACACCGGCGACCCGGTGACGGTGACCGACCCCGACGGCTCCGAGGAGGGCTGGCTGCCCACCGAGGACGGCGCGGTCGGACTCGGCCAGCCGACGGGCTCGATGGCCTGGTTCCCCGGCAGCCACCACCCCTCCGACAAGGCCACGTACGACCTCGCGGTGACCGTGCCGGAGGGGCTCGGGGCCGTCTCGAACGGCGAGCTGACGGACGAGGACACCCGCGACGGCCGTACGACGTTCACCTGGCACACCGCCGAGCCGATGTCGAGCCACGTGGTCACGGTCGCCGTCGGCGAGTGGAAGACCGACCGCTACACCACCGGCGACGGCCTGCCGGTGTACACGGCCGTCGACCCGGAGCAGGCAGGTGCGAGCCGGCAGGTCCTGGGGCGGATCCCCGAGGTCGTGGAGTGGGCCGAGGAGAACTTCGGCCCGTATCCCTTCTCCTCCACCGGCGCGATCGTCGACCGGGTGGAGGACGCCGGTTACGCCCTGGAGACCCAGAACCGGCCCTACTTCCCCGGCGCCCCCGACACCGTCCTGCTCGTCCACGAACTCGCCCACCAGTGGTACGGCAACTCCGTCAGCCCCGTGACCTGGCGGGACATGTGGCTCAACGAGGGTTTCGCCACCTACGCCGAGTGGCTGTGGGAGGAGGACGAGGGCGGCGACACCGCGCAGGAGACCTTCGACGCGCTCTACGACGGGACCTACTACCCCGACGAGGACGCGAACGCCTCGATCTGGGCCTTCCCGCCCGCGGACCCGCCGGACGCGGCACGCATCTCCGCGAGCCCGGTCTACCAGCGCGGCGCGATGGTCCTGCACAAGATCCGCCAGACGGTCGGCGACGAGGCCTTCCTCGACCTCCTGCGGGGCTGGGCCGCCGCTCACCGCCACGGCAACGCGGACACCGAGGACTTCACGGCGTACGTGGAGAAGTCGGAGCCGGACGAGGACTTCACGGAGATCTGGGAGGACTGGCTGTACGGGGAGGGCCGGCCGGAGAGCCCGTGA
- a CDS encoding TerD family protein, whose amino-acid sequence MAVSLSKGGNVSLTKEAPGLTEVTVGLGWDVRTTTGTDFDLDASAIAVNTQGKVYSDGHFVFFNNKQTPDNTIVHTGDNRTGEGAGDDEAINVNLAGLPADIEKIVFPVSIYDAENRSQNFGQVRNAYIRILNQAGGAEIARYDLSEDAATETAMVFGELYRNGAEWKFRAVGQGYASGLVGIAQDFGVNV is encoded by the coding sequence ATGGCTGTAAGCCTGTCCAAGGGTGGCAACGTCTCGCTCACCAAGGAGGCTCCGGGCCTGACCGAAGTCACCGTGGGGCTCGGCTGGGACGTCCGTACCACCACCGGCACCGACTTCGACCTCGACGCCTCCGCGATCGCGGTCAACACGCAGGGCAAGGTCTACTCCGACGGCCACTTCGTGTTCTTCAACAACAAGCAGACGCCGGACAACACGATCGTCCACACCGGTGACAACCGCACCGGCGAGGGCGCCGGCGACGACGAGGCGATCAACGTCAACCTGGCAGGCCTCCCGGCCGACATCGAGAAGATCGTCTTCCCGGTGTCGATCTACGACGCCGAGAACCGTTCGCAGAATTTCGGCCAGGTGCGCAACGCCTACATCCGCATCCTCAACCAGGCCGGCGGCGCCGAGATCGCCCGCTACGACCTGTCCGAGGACGCGGCCACCGAGACCGCCATGGTCTTCGGCGAGCTGTACCGCAACGGCGCCGAGTGGAAGTTCCGCGCCGTCGGCCAGGGCTACGCCTCGGGCCTGGTGGGCATCGCCCAGGACTTCGGTGTGAACGTCTGA
- a CDS encoding pentapeptide repeat-containing protein yields the protein MARRAAGGGGGTARRAAGGGGAAAKVRAARRPELRLPPLEPYEGSGLEPDGDYDGLEFRDTDLAGQDGVGARFMDCALTGCALDEASLRRARLLDSVLTGVRGVGVDLAEATLRDVELVDARLGGTQLHGAVLERVLIRGGKIDYLNLRRARLKDVVFESCVLVEPDFGGARLERVEFVDCALKAADLSAATLTDVDLRGAAPLELARGVDRLSGAVISPDQLLDLAPVLAAELGLRVLAGE from the coding sequence ATGGCGAGGAGAGCGGCGGGCGGCGGCGGGGGCACGGCGAGGAGAGCGGCGGGCGGCGGCGGGGCCGCGGCGAAGGTGCGGGCGGCGCGGCGCCCGGAGCTGCGGCTGCCGCCGCTGGAGCCGTACGAGGGAAGCGGGCTGGAACCGGACGGGGACTACGACGGGCTGGAGTTCCGGGACACGGACCTCGCCGGCCAGGACGGCGTGGGCGCCCGTTTCATGGACTGCGCGCTGACGGGGTGCGCGCTGGACGAGGCGTCCCTGCGCCGGGCCCGGCTGCTCGACTCGGTCCTCACCGGCGTCCGGGGCGTCGGTGTGGACCTCGCCGAGGCGACCCTGCGCGACGTCGAGCTGGTCGACGCCCGCCTGGGCGGCACCCAGTTGCACGGCGCCGTCCTGGAACGGGTACTGATCCGCGGCGGCAAGATCGACTATCTGAACCTGCGGCGGGCCCGGCTCAAGGACGTCGTCTTCGAGAGCTGTGTCCTGGTCGAGCCGGACTTCGGGGGCGCCCGCCTGGAGCGCGTCGAGTTCGTGGACTGCGCCCTGAAGGCGGCGGACCTCAGCGCGGCGACCCTCACCGACGTGGACCTGCGCGGCGCCGCCCCGCTGGAGCTGGCCCGGGGCGTGGACCGGCTGTCGGGCGCGGTGATCAGCCCGGACCAGCTACTGGACCTGGCGCCGGTGCTGGCGGCGGAGCTGGGGCTGCGGGTGCTGGCGGGAGAGTAG